A region from the Acyrthosiphon pisum isolate AL4f chromosome A1, pea_aphid_22Mar2018_4r6ur, whole genome shotgun sequence genome encodes:
- the LOC100572713 gene encoding myocyte-specific enhancer factor 2, translated as MGRKKIQISRITDERNRQVTFNKRKFGVMKKAYELSVLCDCEIALIIFSSSNKLYQYASTDMDKVLLKYTEYNEPHESLTNKNIIEQLNKKELKGGALSPESPDESCDGTQGPYQLTPRTEAKYSKIDEEFQLLMQHQRMARNNVSANYSLPTTMPVNNMYNDSGNLQLQHNASPRPPSSSDADSVYPPGSMLEMSNGYQASSSPALVNSPSSPGQLVMSPSPTPKALNASNRATPPPRHHSPRPNLRIVMPNAPSHHEDNNANSINTPTVSLNTPVVALHTPGLGGSYHGIFTDLTSSDMGLSSALNWSNQLAHNSGMSHLGVPNSSPPSSPSPNSVRIKSEPNSPPHLHHHTSSATSGTAPNTVVSHSISHLSLPHAHTSIPSHHLSVTERFILGGQLPSNQSLVDSRHDFEGGPPPKRLRDTWPT; from the exons atgGGCCgtaagaaaatacaaatatcgCGGATCACCGACGAACGCAATCGCCAG GTTACCTTTAACAAGAGAAAATTTGGCGTGATGAAAAAAGCATATGAACTGAGTGTGTTATGCGATTGCGAAATTGCTCTAATCATATTCAGCAGCTCTaataaattgtatcaatatGCTAGTACAGATATGGATAAAGTGTTGCTCAAATATACAGAGTACAATGAACCTCACGAATCGCTCACCAACAAGAATATCATCGaa caattGAACAAAAAAGAACTTAAAGGTGGTGCCTTGAGCCCTGAAAGCCCAGACGAAAGTTGTGATGGTACACAAGGACCATACCAACTTACACCAAGAACGGAAGcaaaatacagtaaaattgaTGAAGAGTTTCAGCTGTTAATGCAACATCAAAGAATGGCcaga aataatGTAAGTGCTAACTATTCACTTCCCACCACTATGCCTGTAAACAACATGTATAATGACTCTGGGAACTTACAACTGCAACACAATGCTAGCCCAAGACCTCCATCTTCGTCTGATGCTGATTCtg tttacCCTCCTGGTAGTATGTTGGAAATGAGTAATGGATACCAAGCATCTTCTTCGCCTGCACTAGTCAACTCACCTTCTTCTCCAGGGCAACTAGTCATGTCACCATCGCCTACGCCCAAAGCCTTAAATGCCTCTAATAGGGCTACTCCACCGCCTAGACATCATTCGCCTAGACCCAATTTACGTATCGTTATGCCCAATGCTCCTAGTCATCACgaagataataat gCAAACTCAATTAACACACCAACTGTCTCTCTAAACACACCAGTTGTAGCGCTTCATACACCTGGATTGGGTGGCTCTTATCATGGTATTTTTACTGATCTTACATCTTCTGACATGGGTCTTTCATCAGCATTGAATTGGTCTAATCAACTTGCACACAACag tGGAATGTCTCATCTAGGAGTACCAAATTCATCACCACCTTCGTCACCATCACCAAATTCCGTCCGCATTAAAAGCGAGCCTAACTCGCCACCACATTTACATCACCATACGTCTTCAGCAACCTCTGGAACAGCACCTAATACCGTTGTTTCACATTCTATCAGTCATTTATCTTTACCACATGCTCATACTTCAATACCGTCCCATCACTTGTCCGTCACAG AACGTTTTATACTAGGCGGACAGTTGCCCAGTAACCAGAGCTTAGTAGATTCAAGACACGATTTTGAAGGAGGACCACCACCAAAAAGATTGCGCGACACTTGGCCTACATGA